A genomic window from Halorubrum trapanicum includes:
- a CDS encoding DNA cytosine methyltransferase, translating into MSQQDLTYVDLFAGAGGLSVGLERAGFELVHAVEVDDDARASFANNREGLEPAELTQDIREVDNQDVTEVVGRDTVDLVAGGPPCQGFSEVVSPDGSDDRNHLFVNFISWVNELDPKAALFENVRGMQNTADGKFLDAVEESFGEMGYDVSYRVVKASDFGVPQQRHRLLVLATKRSTTEFPFDGFELDPIETPGVIAGIGDLPEVSPGEEKTEYDVEPTTVIQDDLRGDNTDLTHHQAANHTEDMVEMISHISDGGNRTEIPDELQPSSGYHNSYSRLDSREPAVAITSNMSKPSSARCIHPFQHRGLTPREGARLQTFPDWYRFDGGLVSVRKQIGNAVPPYLAESVGYYLKQSVYSQTLTDEERERIYKLRCGGMDLAEFEEEKSDIGGHAQQVTLDFAD; encoded by the coding sequence ATGAGTCAGCAGGACCTGACCTACGTCGATCTGTTCGCGGGAGCGGGCGGACTCTCCGTCGGCCTCGAACGCGCCGGCTTCGAGCTCGTCCACGCCGTCGAGGTCGACGACGACGCCCGCGCCTCGTTCGCGAACAATCGCGAGGGTCTGGAGCCGGCGGAGCTGACGCAGGACATCCGCGAGGTCGACAACCAAGATGTCACCGAGGTCGTCGGCCGCGACACCGTCGACCTCGTCGCCGGCGGTCCGCCCTGTCAGGGATTCTCCGAGGTGGTCAGTCCCGACGGGAGCGACGACCGGAACCACCTCTTCGTGAACTTCATCTCGTGGGTGAACGAGCTCGACCCGAAGGCGGCGCTGTTCGAGAACGTCCGTGGGATGCAAAACACCGCCGACGGGAAGTTTCTCGACGCCGTCGAGGAGTCGTTCGGCGAGATGGGCTACGATGTCAGCTACCGCGTCGTAAAGGCGTCCGACTTCGGCGTCCCGCAGCAGCGTCACCGCCTGCTGGTGCTCGCGACGAAGCGCTCGACGACCGAGTTCCCCTTCGACGGCTTCGAGTTAGACCCGATCGAGACCCCCGGCGTGATCGCCGGAATCGGCGACCTCCCCGAAGTCAGTCCCGGCGAGGAGAAGACCGAGTACGACGTCGAGCCGACGACGGTCATTCAGGATGACCTCCGCGGCGACAACACCGATCTCACCCACCACCAAGCCGCGAACCACACCGAGGACATGGTGGAGATGATTTCGCACATCTCTGACGGTGGAAACCGAACCGAGATCCCGGACGAGCTCCAGCCGTCCTCGGGCTACCACAACTCTTACTCTCGACTCGATTCGCGGGAGCCGGCCGTCGCGATCACCTCGAACATGTCGAAGCCCTCCAGCGCCCGGTGTATCCACCCGTTCCAGCATCGCGGGCTCACGCCGCGCGAGGGGGCGCGCTTACAGACGTTCCCCGACTGGTACCGCTTCGACGGCGGCCTCGTCTCGGTCCGGAAGCAGATCGGGAACGCGGTGCCGCCGTACCTCGCGGAGTCCGTCGGCTACTACCTCAAGCAGAGCGTCTACAGCCAGACGCTGACCGACGAGGAGCGAGAGCGCATCTACAAGCTCCGCTGTGGTGGGATGGACCTCGCCGAGTTCGAGGAGGAGAAGTCAGATATCGGCGGCCACGCGCAGCAGGTCACGCTTGACTTCGCTGACTGA
- a CDS encoding Xaa-Pro peptidase family protein has translation MVDLAARTDRLDAYLDERGLEAVWFARPNGFAWLTGGDNVVDADAPTGVAAAGYDGELRVITDNIEANRLADEELPDAFAVESVPWYAGSLAEAVAERSPAPAAADFDVPGFEDVDGSRLRQPLTDDDVERYRELGREVAAAVETVCRNLEPEDPEYEVAAGIDISLASRDVDTPVVLVGGADRAQAFRHYTPTDAALGDYALVSVTAERAGLYASMTRTVAFDAPDWFEERHRAAARVEATAVRATEAAASGALSRDGGTEDAAPDTAGDVFEAIQAAYDAVGFADEWENHHQGGAAGFAGREWFATPDGDEAVRRPMGYAWNPTVQGTKSEDTHLVTSDLTERLTKTGRWPTHEVEPVDVAGIEAEPVELAAPVIR, from the coding sequence ATGGTCGACCTCGCCGCCCGCACGGACAGGCTCGACGCGTACCTCGACGAGCGCGGGCTCGAAGCGGTCTGGTTCGCTCGCCCCAACGGCTTCGCGTGGCTCACCGGCGGCGACAACGTCGTCGACGCCGACGCGCCGACCGGCGTCGCGGCCGCCGGCTACGACGGCGAACTCCGCGTCATCACCGACAACATCGAGGCGAACCGACTCGCCGACGAGGAGCTCCCGGACGCGTTCGCGGTCGAGTCGGTCCCGTGGTACGCCGGCTCGCTCGCCGAGGCGGTCGCCGAGCGCTCGCCCGCCCCCGCGGCCGCCGACTTCGACGTCCCCGGATTCGAGGATGTCGACGGCAGCCGGCTCCGACAGCCGCTTACCGACGACGATGTCGAGCGCTACCGCGAGCTGGGCCGCGAGGTCGCGGCCGCCGTCGAGACCGTCTGCCGGAACCTCGAACCGGAGGACCCCGAGTACGAGGTCGCGGCGGGCATCGATATCTCGCTCGCCTCCCGCGACGTGGACACGCCGGTCGTGCTCGTCGGCGGCGCGGACCGGGCGCAGGCGTTCCGCCATTACACGCCGACTGACGCCGCCCTCGGCGACTACGCGCTCGTGTCGGTCACCGCCGAGCGCGCGGGGCTGTACGCCTCGATGACGCGCACCGTCGCGTTCGACGCCCCCGACTGGTTCGAGGAGCGCCACCGCGCCGCGGCGCGCGTCGAGGCGACCGCGGTCCGCGCCACCGAGGCCGCCGCGTCCGGAGCGCTCTCGCGGGACGGCGGTACCGAGGACGCCGCCCCCGACACCGCCGGCGACGTCTTCGAGGCCATCCAAGCGGCGTACGACGCGGTCGGCTTCGCGGACGAGTGGGAGAACCACCACCAGGGCGGCGCCGCCGGATTCGCCGGCCGGGAGTGGTTCGCGACCCCGGACGGCGACGAGGCGGTCCGGCGGCCGATGGGCTACGCGTGGAATCCGACGGTTCAGGGCACGAAAAGCGAAGACACCCACCTCGTCACGTCCGATCTGACCGAACGGCTCACGAAGACGGGCCGATGGCCGACTCACGAGGTCGAACCGGTTGACGTCGCGGGGATCGAGGCCGAGCCCGTCGAGCTGGCGGCGCCGGTGATCCGGTAA
- a CDS encoding NAD(P)/FAD-dependent oxidoreductase: MERVDVAIVGGGPAGSSAAHAAATGGADALVIEKGVPRADRDGLGPDSTDAAGILDYWVDIMGIHPDEFDDGVVQRELNRAEFRGPDEAATLTTTGIDSSYDKFGYTFQRARFDDWLRERAEDAGAEYRVGTSVRGVDTDLSVAPGGDDEPRHTLELADGGTVGADFVVLADGPQRTVTNRVLDEYLPADAQASERLASRTANHIAYQEYRRVPEDVFEAVNDAIVFWWGVMPGETAYPWIFPNADRVCRIGLTMPIDLDIDEVDASEYALLREDDESIPQGGEYIRRLLEWQYGDEYDVEEEFPLVEDAGKRNGTETYPISSTRPIDSPVDAGIAVAGGAMGTTSAFHEGGDHVAVRTGAIAGGLAAEGDLAAYNRRWKEAIGDEVVRNVTMADMVAEYEPDDWNRVIGAADAMLAAETGDSLLSQPYRSGWESLKLMLGYKWNKRRVKKDYVGIDESEYVY; this comes from the coding sequence ATGGAACGCGTAGACGTCGCGATCGTGGGCGGCGGGCCGGCCGGGTCGTCCGCGGCGCACGCGGCGGCGACCGGCGGGGCGGACGCGCTGGTCATCGAGAAGGGCGTCCCGCGGGCCGACCGCGACGGCCTCGGTCCGGACTCGACCGACGCGGCCGGAATACTGGACTACTGGGTGGACATCATGGGGATCCACCCCGACGAGTTCGACGACGGGGTCGTCCAGCGCGAGCTGAACCGCGCGGAGTTCCGCGGCCCCGACGAGGCCGCGACGCTCACCACCACCGGCATCGACTCCTCGTACGACAAGTTCGGGTACACCTTCCAGCGCGCGCGCTTCGACGACTGGCTCCGCGAGCGCGCAGAGGACGCCGGCGCCGAGTACCGCGTCGGGACGTCCGTCCGCGGGGTCGACACCGACCTCTCGGTGGCCCCGGGCGGCGACGACGAGCCGCGTCACACGCTCGAACTCGCCGACGGGGGGACCGTCGGCGCCGACTTCGTCGTCCTCGCCGACGGCCCGCAGCGCACCGTGACGAACCGGGTCCTCGACGAGTACCTCCCCGCGGACGCGCAGGCCTCCGAGCGGCTGGCCTCCCGCACCGCGAACCACATCGCCTACCAGGAGTACCGGCGCGTCCCCGAGGACGTGTTCGAGGCGGTCAACGACGCCATCGTCTTCTGGTGGGGCGTGATGCCGGGCGAGACCGCGTACCCGTGGATCTTCCCGAACGCGGACCGCGTCTGTCGGATCGGGCTGACGATGCCGATCGACCTCGACATCGACGAGGTCGACGCCTCGGAGTACGCGCTGCTCCGCGAGGACGACGAGTCGATCCCGCAGGGCGGCGAGTACATCCGCCGGCTGTTGGAGTGGCAGTACGGCGACGAGTACGACGTCGAGGAGGAGTTCCCGCTCGTCGAGGACGCCGGGAAGCGGAACGGGACGGAGACGTATCCGATCTCGTCGACCCGGCCGATCGATTCGCCGGTGGACGCCGGCATCGCCGTGGCGGGCGGCGCGATGGGCACCACCTCGGCGTTCCACGAGGGCGGCGACCACGTCGCCGTCCGCACCGGCGCGATCGCCGGCGGACTCGCCGCGGAGGGTGACCTGGCCGCGTACAACCGTCGCTGGAAGGAGGCGATCGGGGACGAGGTCGTCCGCAACGTGACGATGGCTGACATGGTCGCGGAGTACGAGCCCGACGACTGGAACCGGGTCATCGGCGCGGCCGACGCGATGCTCGCCGCCGAGACCGGCGACAGCCTCCTCTCGCAGCCGTACCGCTCCGGCTGGGAGTCGCTGAAGCTCATGCTCGGCTACAAGTGGAACAAGCGCCGGGTGAAGAAGGACTACGTCGGCATCGACGAGAGCGAGTACGTCTACTGA
- a CDS encoding sodium-dependent transporter produces MARETWATRMGFILAAVGSAVGLGNVWRFPFITGQYGGSSFLITYLAFVALIGFPAILVEFVIGRRTDRNPVGALRELGSGVWSSAGWLFVVTGFIILSYYSVVAGWFLRYTLIGITEGFTVADPAAADALYESVSTGLDTLVFHALFMLLVVGIIAAGVRRGIELSVKVMIPAILVLLVGLAAYGFTLDGASAAYSYYLSPDFGTIAANWTEILPAAAGQAFFTLSLGMGVMITYASYLDEDRNLAADAGIIATLDTLVAVLVGFVVFPVLFSVGIEPGTGGPGAIFVSLTAAFAGIPGGRILGTVFFGMVGIAALSSAISILEVLVSYLMDEIGVARVPAAAAVGAAVFLLGVPVTIDTIFLGLYDGLAYGILLVLGSLLLALFVGWVIPDIGREELRKGIADVGGLDVAWIWVVRLPVAIVILVSLLLGVADYVEFLTVDFAGWLAAR; encoded by the coding sequence ATGGCACGCGAGACATGGGCGACGCGGATGGGGTTCATCCTCGCCGCGGTCGGCAGCGCGGTCGGGCTCGGGAACGTCTGGCGGTTCCCGTTCATCACCGGCCAGTACGGCGGATCGTCGTTTCTGATCACCTATCTGGCGTTCGTCGCGCTGATCGGGTTCCCGGCGATCCTCGTCGAGTTCGTCATCGGCCGGCGGACCGACCGGAACCCCGTCGGCGCGCTGCGCGAGCTGGGCAGCGGCGTCTGGTCGTCCGCCGGGTGGCTGTTCGTCGTCACCGGGTTCATCATCCTCTCGTACTACAGCGTCGTCGCGGGCTGGTTCCTCCGCTACACGCTCATCGGGATCACGGAGGGGTTCACCGTCGCCGACCCGGCGGCCGCGGACGCGCTGTACGAGTCGGTGTCGACCGGCCTCGACACGCTCGTCTTCCACGCCCTGTTCATGCTGCTCGTCGTCGGTATCATCGCCGCGGGCGTCCGGCGCGGGATCGAACTGAGCGTGAAGGTGATGATCCCCGCCATCCTGGTCCTGCTCGTCGGCCTCGCTGCGTACGGCTTCACGCTCGACGGGGCGAGCGCGGCATACAGCTACTACCTCTCGCCCGACTTCGGCACGATCGCCGCGAACTGGACGGAGATCCTGCCGGCCGCGGCCGGGCAGGCGTTCTTCACTCTCTCGCTCGGGATGGGCGTGATGATCACCTACGCCTCCTACCTCGACGAGGACCGGAACCTCGCGGCCGACGCCGGGATCATCGCGACGCTCGACACGCTCGTCGCGGTCCTCGTCGGCTTCGTCGTCTTCCCCGTCCTCTTCTCGGTCGGCATCGAGCCGGGGACCGGCGGTCCCGGCGCGATATTCGTCAGTCTCACCGCGGCGTTTGCGGGGATCCCCGGCGGCCGAATCCTCGGAACCGTCTTCTTCGGCATGGTCGGGATCGCCGCGCTCTCCTCGGCGATCAGCATCCTCGAAGTGCTCGTCTCCTACCTCATGGACGAGATCGGCGTCGCTCGCGTACCGGCCGCGGCCGCAGTGGGCGCCGCGGTGTTCCTGCTCGGGGTGCCGGTCACAATTGACACGATCTTCCTCGGGCTGTACGACGGGCTCGCGTACGGTATCCTGCTCGTCCTCGGCTCGCTGCTGCTCGCGCTGTTCGTCGGCTGGGTCATCCCCGATATCGGCCGCGAGGAGCTCCGGAAAGGAATCGCGGACGTCGGCGGCCTCGATGTCGCGTGGATCTGGGTCGTTCGGCTCCCGGTCGCTATCGTCATTCTCGTCTCGTTACTCCTCGGGGTCGCCGACTACGTCGAGTTCCTCACCGTCGACTTCGCAGGCTGGCTGGCGGCGCGGTAG
- a CDS encoding AIM24 family protein, whose protein sequence is MNLDEFTAANAPTDSAEPFQRENSYTLDVEVAGTVMAKAGSMVAYTGDVSFTGKASAEGGITGFLKEAATGEGTPIMAVEGDGHVYFADDGKKVQVIELGAGESITVNGEDVLAFEESLSYEINTIDSLAGALAGGFSNVYLEGPGYVALTTHGDPIVLEPPVATDPSATVAWGGTSPDVEVNRSLSDMIGQESGERYQMRFDGAGGFVVVQPREEHV, encoded by the coding sequence ATGAACCTAGACGAGTTCACCGCCGCGAACGCACCGACCGACAGCGCGGAACCGTTCCAGCGCGAGAACAGCTACACCTTAGACGTCGAGGTCGCCGGCACCGTGATGGCGAAGGCCGGCTCGATGGTGGCGTACACGGGCGACGTGTCGTTCACCGGCAAGGCCTCCGCCGAGGGCGGTATCACCGGCTTCCTCAAGGAGGCCGCCACCGGCGAGGGGACGCCGATCATGGCCGTCGAGGGCGACGGCCACGTCTACTTCGCCGACGACGGCAAGAAGGTCCAGGTGATCGAGCTCGGCGCCGGCGAGTCGATCACGGTCAACGGCGAGGACGTGCTCGCGTTCGAGGAGTCGCTCTCCTACGAGATAAACACCATCGACAGCCTCGCCGGCGCGCTCGCGGGCGGCTTCAGCAACGTCTATCTCGAAGGGCCCGGCTACGTCGCGCTCACCACTCACGGCGACCCGATCGTCCTCGAACCGCCGGTGGCGACCGACCCGAGCGCGACCGTCGCGTGGGGCGGCACCTCGCCCGACGTGGAGGTCAACCGCAGCCTCTCGGACATGATCGGTCAGGAGTCGGGCGAGCGCTACCAGATGCGATTCGACGGCGCCGGCGGCTTCGTCGTGGTCCAACCGCGCGAGGAACACGTCTGA
- a CDS encoding cytochrome c biogenesis protein CcdA has translation MTDVSLITNIPFAVTAGVTTFFSPCAYPLLPGYVGFYVNSVDADSASVLGAGARGVAAAVGVLATFALLAGATVRVGYSTLSNITVFETLVGGLLIAFGLLVVSGRMPSVSVPLPERRSSVLGFGVFGAGYALAGAGCVAPVFLGVVARAIALPSETAALVLAVYAGTVAVLMAATTVATGVGLVSNANRVMAHAGLLKRIAGAVMIVAGIGQLYLSVVVY, from the coding sequence ATGACCGATGTTTCCCTGATCACGAATATCCCGTTCGCGGTGACCGCAGGTGTGACGACGTTCTTCTCGCCGTGCGCGTACCCGCTCCTCCCGGGGTACGTCGGCTTCTACGTGAACTCCGTCGACGCCGACTCCGCGTCGGTACTCGGCGCGGGGGCCCGCGGCGTCGCGGCCGCGGTCGGCGTGCTGGCGACGTTCGCGCTGCTCGCGGGCGCGACCGTCCGAGTCGGCTACTCGACGCTGTCGAACATCACGGTGTTCGAGACGCTCGTCGGCGGGCTGTTAATCGCCTTCGGGCTGCTCGTGGTCTCGGGCCGGATGCCGTCGGTATCGGTTCCCCTGCCCGAGCGGCGGTCGAGCGTGCTCGGCTTCGGGGTCTTCGGCGCGGGGTACGCGCTCGCCGGGGCGGGCTGCGTCGCGCCGGTGTTCCTCGGCGTCGTCGCCCGCGCGATCGCGCTCCCGTCGGAGACGGCGGCGCTCGTCCTCGCCGTCTACGCCGGCACCGTCGCCGTCCTGATGGCCGCGACTACCGTCGCGACCGGCGTCGGACTCGTCAGCAACGCCAACCGGGTGATGGCCCACGCGGGACTGCTGAAGCGGATCGCGGGCGCCGTGATGATCGTCGCGGGGATCGGCCAGCTGTACCTCTCCGTAGTCGTGTACTGA
- a CDS encoding TlpA disulfide reductase family protein → MRRRHLLAGLASVGVLGGAGAVATGGVPDALGDAPEPVEPVTLDTVDAPGSRDGEVTIPAPDRPTFVDFFATWCGPCADQMPALAEAHDRLGDEVLFVSVTTQNVGDVVSEETIVDWWQKHDGDWLIAADTSLELFTRLGVDGFPSARAIDATGRIRWADSGTHTADEIVAGIDQALD, encoded by the coding sequence GTGAGGCGCCGACACCTGCTGGCCGGACTCGCGAGCGTCGGGGTCCTCGGCGGAGCGGGCGCTGTCGCGACAGGCGGGGTACCGGACGCGCTCGGCGACGCCCCCGAGCCGGTCGAACCGGTGACGCTCGACACGGTCGACGCCCCGGGCAGCCGCGACGGCGAGGTGACGATCCCGGCGCCCGATCGGCCGACGTTCGTCGACTTCTTCGCGACGTGGTGTGGTCCCTGTGCCGACCAGATGCCTGCCCTCGCCGAGGCACACGACCGGCTCGGCGACGAGGTGCTGTTCGTCTCGGTGACGACGCAGAATGTTGGAGATGTGGTCAGTGAAGAGACGATCGTCGACTGGTGGCAGAAACACGACGGCGACTGGCTCATCGCGGCTGATACCTCGCTCGAACTATTCACGCGGCTGGGTGTCGACGGGTTCCCCAGCGCGCGTGCTATAGACGCGACGGGGCGCATTCGCTGGGCAGATTCAGGGACACACACGGCCGATGAGATCGTCGCTGGAATCGATCAGGCGCTCGACTGA
- a CDS encoding SCO family protein yields the protein MDRRRFLRTLAATGAAAGTTATAGCAGVLGESGAEGTILGPPEIDLSEASHPSYGDEMPDFTVPDPIAGEEITVSEFEGERAVLWTSFYTNCPDGVCPALILRLRRAQEVAADPTERNPGYPSLPLRVREFVGPEPYGDEVAFLPTTFDPERDTEEALREYADQQSVDLDAGNWHFLRPETYERAQEIHDEKFGLVIEKQPADDIENLEYRFPHYGLIILANKQGIVERAYPRGPATDIERLVDDVQRVVTA from the coding sequence ATGGACCGCCGCCGCTTCCTCCGCACGCTCGCCGCCACCGGAGCCGCCGCCGGAACGACCGCCACGGCCGGCTGCGCCGGCGTCCTCGGCGAGTCCGGCGCCGAGGGAACGATCCTCGGCCCGCCGGAGATCGACCTGAGCGAGGCGTCTCACCCGAGCTACGGCGACGAGATGCCCGACTTCACCGTCCCCGACCCGATCGCGGGCGAGGAGATCACCGTCTCGGAGTTCGAGGGCGAACGCGCGGTGCTGTGGACCTCGTTTTACACCAACTGTCCGGACGGCGTCTGTCCGGCGCTCATCCTCCGGCTGCGGCGCGCGCAGGAGGTCGCCGCCGACCCGACGGAACGGAACCCGGGATATCCGTCCCTTCCGCTGCGGGTTCGCGAGTTCGTCGGGCCGGAGCCGTACGGCGACGAGGTCGCGTTCCTCCCCACCACGTTCGACCCCGAGCGCGACACCGAGGAGGCCCTCCGCGAGTACGCCGACCAGCAGAGCGTCGACCTCGACGCGGGCAACTGGCACTTCCTCCGCCCGGAGACCTACGAGCGGGCCCAGGAGATACACGACGAGAAGTTCGGGCTCGTGATCGAGAAGCAGCCGGCCGACGACATCGAGAACCTTGAGTACCGGTTCCCGCACTACGGGCTCATCATCCTCGCGAACAAACAGGGAATCGTCGAGCGCGCGTACCCGAGGGGGCCGGCCACCGACATCGAACGGCTCGTCGACGACGTTCAGCGGGTGGTCACGGCGTGA
- a CDS encoding cold-shock protein has product MANGKVDFFNDTGGYGFISTDDGDLDDDEDVFFHMEDVGGPDLEEGQEVEFDIESSPKGPRATNLVRN; this is encoded by the coding sequence ATGGCAAACGGTAAGGTTGATTTCTTCAACGACACTGGCGGCTACGGTTTCATCTCGACTGACGACGGCGACCTCGACGACGACGAAGACGTGTTCTTCCACATGGAAGACGTCGGCGGCCCGGACCTCGAGGAGGGTCAGGAAGTGGAATTCGACATCGAATCGTCCCCCAAGGGACCGCGCGCGACGAACCTCGTCCGCAACTAA
- the radB gene encoding DNA repair and recombination protein RadB, whose amino-acid sequence MSDPIPTGCRPVDELLGGGFERGVVTQVYGPPAAGKTNLALAAAVEVAGGGDRALYIDTEGLSIDRFEQMAEGRLDRGDADDSLEALASRLVISEAYDFDDQREAVRDAEELAEEVELIVLDSATGFYRLERAGDTEGGESLRKVAKQVTHLLSLARRHDVAVVITNQVFTDPEGDRDRALGGNTLNHWTGAIVRVDRFRGGNRRATLEKHRSKPAGDTATFRIVGDGLAEGSDA is encoded by the coding sequence GTGAGCGACCCGATTCCGACCGGCTGTCGCCCGGTCGACGAGCTGTTGGGCGGCGGCTTCGAGCGCGGCGTCGTCACGCAGGTGTACGGGCCGCCGGCGGCGGGGAAGACGAACCTCGCGCTCGCCGCGGCGGTCGAGGTCGCGGGCGGCGGCGACCGCGCGCTCTACATCGACACGGAGGGGCTCTCGATCGACCGGTTCGAGCAGATGGCCGAGGGGCGGCTCGACCGCGGCGACGCCGACGACTCCCTCGAAGCGCTCGCCTCGCGGCTCGTCATCTCGGAGGCGTACGACTTCGACGACCAGCGCGAGGCGGTCCGCGACGCGGAGGAACTCGCCGAGGAGGTCGAGCTGATCGTGTTAGACTCCGCGACGGGCTTCTACCGACTGGAGCGCGCCGGCGACACCGAGGGCGGCGAGTCGCTCCGCAAGGTCGCCAAGCAGGTGACGCACCTGCTCTCTCTCGCCCGGCGCCACGACGTCGCCGTCGTGATCACGAACCAGGTGTTCACGGACCCCGAGGGCGACCGCGACCGCGCGCTCGGCGGCAACACCCTCAACCACTGGACCGGCGCGATCGTCCGCGTCGACCGGTTCCGCGGCGGGAACCGTCGGGCGACTCTGGAAAAACACCGCTCGAAGCCCGCGGGCGACACCGCGACGTTCCGGATCGTCGGCGACGGGCTCGCCGAGGGAAGCGACGCCTGA
- a CDS encoding CBS domain-containing protein, whose product MNISDIAVPEYVEVDVDERLAKVRSIFERENPKGIVVVEDGEYAGVVGEKQLMRSRMEDDTKVSAVMKPAPSVDRHEDVRETARLLVEGDVKIAPVYEGEKLFGIVTVDQILEAVLDSLDAITVGQIATEDVIGIGETESVGRAINRLRENGVSRLPVLDDDGDLVGVVTTNDIVEFVVRDQERQGSGDRAGDIDRMLDIPVYDIMSSPVVTAAHDETAQTVVGRMFDNEVSGLVVTPEGADTVAGMVTKTDVLRALTFTEEDSMDVQITNVDLLDTTSREHIVESIEQVADKYADMHVIHAHVRLHAHKEKLRGTPLIQCQIRLRTNEGQVGGSGEGYGAEHAFHVALDKLERNVLEIKGVNADEEYRGQLLRKLGEL is encoded by the coding sequence ATGAACATCTCTGATATCGCAGTGCCGGAGTACGTCGAGGTCGACGTCGACGAGCGGCTCGCCAAGGTCCGTTCTATCTTCGAGCGAGAGAACCCCAAAGGGATCGTCGTCGTCGAGGACGGCGAGTACGCCGGCGTCGTCGGCGAGAAGCAGCTCATGCGCTCGCGCATGGAGGACGACACGAAGGTGTCGGCGGTGATGAAGCCGGCGCCCTCCGTCGACCGCCACGAGGACGTCCGCGAGACCGCCCGGCTCCTCGTCGAGGGCGACGTGAAGATCGCCCCCGTCTACGAGGGCGAGAAGCTCTTCGGCATCGTCACGGTCGACCAGATCTTAGAGGCCGTCCTCGACAGCCTCGACGCGATCACCGTCGGCCAGATCGCCACCGAGGACGTGATCGGCATCGGCGAGACGGAGAGCGTCGGCCGCGCGATCAACCGCCTCCGGGAGAACGGCGTCTCCCGCCTCCCCGTGCTCGACGACGACGGCGACCTCGTCGGCGTCGTCACCACGAACGACATCGTGGAGTTCGTCGTCCGCGACCAGGAGCGGCAGGGCAGCGGCGACCGCGCCGGCGACATCGACCGCATGCTCGACATCCCCGTCTACGACATCATGTCGAGCCCCGTCGTCACGGCAGCGCACGACGAGACGGCCCAGACGGTCGTCGGGCGCATGTTCGACAACGAGGTGTCCGGTCTGGTCGTCACCCCCGAGGGTGCGGACACCGTCGCCGGGATGGTGACGAAGACCGACGTGCTGCGCGCGCTCACGTTCACCGAGGAGGACTCGATGGACGTCCAGATCACCAACGTCGACCTGCTGGACACGACCTCCCGCGAGCACATCGTCGAGTCCATCGAGCAGGTCGCGGACAAGTACGCGGACATGCACGTCATCCACGCGCACGTCCGGCTCCACGCCCACAAGGAGAAGCTCCGCGGCACGCCCCTGATCCAGTGTCAGATCCGCCTCCGCACCAACGAGGGCCAGGTCGGCGGCTCCGGCGAGGGGTACGGCGCCGAGCACGCCTTCCACGTCGCGCTCGACAAGTTAGAGCGGAACGTCCTCGAGATCAAGGGCGTCAACGCCGACGAGGAGTACCGCGGCCAGCTCCTCCGCAAGCTCGGCGAGCTGTGA
- a CDS encoding HAD family hydrolase — MYDAVVLDNDGVLVGRTPFDTLREAAWDAFVSLGVEDPDLAHVDDVAVGVDPATLTDICERYGVDPTEFWRVRDETAAAAQIDAARKGQKTPYDDVDALRALDASLGVVSSNQQATVDALLDHFGLAGRFEVAYGREPSVASLSRKKPSPYYIERALEDLGAETALFVGDNESDVRAADNAGIDSAFIRRPHRRSTELSCHPTYEIDDLHDLVSICGRAPGSDDSA, encoded by the coding sequence GTGTACGACGCCGTCGTCCTCGACAACGACGGGGTGTTGGTCGGGCGGACGCCGTTCGACACGCTCCGCGAGGCCGCCTGGGACGCGTTCGTGAGCCTCGGCGTCGAGGACCCGGACCTCGCCCACGTCGACGACGTCGCCGTCGGCGTCGACCCCGCGACCCTGACGGACATCTGCGAGCGCTACGGCGTCGATCCGACGGAGTTCTGGCGGGTCAGGGACGAGACCGCGGCCGCGGCGCAGATCGACGCCGCCCGGAAGGGCCAGAAGACGCCGTACGACGACGTCGACGCGTTGCGCGCGCTGGACGCCTCGCTCGGCGTCGTCTCGTCGAACCAGCAGGCGACCGTCGACGCGCTCCTCGACCACTTCGGGCTGGCGGGCCGCTTCGAGGTCGCGTACGGCCGCGAGCCCTCGGTGGCCAGCCTCTCGCGGAAGAAGCCCTCCCCGTACTACATCGAGCGCGCCCTCGAAGACCTCGGCGCCGAGACGGCGCTGTTCGTCGGGGACAACGAGTCGGACGTCCGCGCGGCCGACAACGCCGGCATCGACTCGGCGTTCATCCGCCGTCCCCACCGGCGGTCGACGGAGCTCTCCTGTCACCCGACCTACGAGATCGACGACCTCCACGACCTCGTGAGCATCTGCGGGCGGGCCCCCGGGTCGGACGACTCGGCCTGA